Part of the Vigna unguiculata cultivar IT97K-499-35 chromosome 3, ASM411807v1, whole genome shotgun sequence genome, GTGTGTGGAATAACAACCGTTGTTAAAACTAATTGTTATATCTTATCATTAACATCTTACAcgaaaaattaattgatatgcTTACCATTTTAACAAAGATCAAATATCCATGATCTCTTAAAATTATGAATGCATTATTAGTTTTTTCAGGACTACAATacttattaaatcaaatatacaCTTTTTAACCTTTATAAAATTGTAGGCCTTGTTGAGTATACACAAATATTCTTAACATTTTTGCAATATGTCCTTTCTCTAAATAAATTACAGCATCTTGTAATACGAATTATTTAGACTGTACAATGCCATTCTATTAGATATAAAATCATCATATCTTTCAGACACAAGGGCTGAGCATGCATGGTATAGAATCtaatttgtaattatatgaTTAGGGCAGTGATTCAATGACCAATAAAATTTACACGAAACTGAATAAATGAATCCGGTTACTTCGTTTCCGTTCTCTATCCATATCCCTCCTCTATCATACATATTCTTATTCTCGTGAATAAGAGTTTTATGTTACAAATCAAAATTGTGGTGGACTTGCAAAGATCACATCTAGTTTCACTTAAAATTCTCATTCTAAATTAGAAAGAGCAACTCATCTCCCAGCAAGAATAGTATAACAAGTTGCACACATCTCCCTTCCCTCTCCACAACCTGTACAAAAAGTCCCAATGTTGACTAAATGAATAACTAACATCCACACGAGAGCAACTGCACTTTTGACATGGCTGCATCATCGCATAAAGCATGCAACCAACCAGCCATTCAATGCTAGCTGCTGGCGGGCAAGTAACAATCAAGAAATTTGGAATCATTTCCAGCCCATGCTATAGTTCCTCCTGCAGTGTCAAAGGAGCTGTTTGTTTCACCTCATTCAGTAGGGAATGACATATGGAAGAGCAAAAGCATCTGCCTGCTCTATAAGCAGAGCTTCTGCCCATACCTGTGGTGTATCCCCAACATCTGAACATTTTATCATGGATTTTCTTTCAGGAAGATTGCCGCCAAATAACCACTCTTCATCAAAATCAGTCCAATGATCCACCTTAGGTACTGAATATAACTGGTCTAGGTACTTGGTATCTGGATGGGGTGGCTTTAAATGGGCTTCAGTTAACAAATCAGTCGACACAATAGCAGTGTGAGTCTTCTTGGAAGAAGCTGAAAATGGCTTAGCCTCAATGACGCCATTTATCTTGCATTCTTTATTTTCTACCTTAACACAGTTGTCTTCCTGTGGCCTATATGAAGAATCTGGAGTGGAAATCAGAATCCTTCCATTATCAGTGAAAGAGTGAGAGGAAGACAGTTTTGGAAACTTATTGGGAAAACTGTCATCAACTGTAAAAGAATTAAACTTGTCAGTCAACCGCAGATAATATGCAAGCTTGAGAATATTGATCAAtatgaatgaataaaaattatcaatataaacATGACATTAGTGAAAACCCACCGTGGATGTAATATCTCATTTTAGGTCATTGGGCCAGCAATATACTACTACTCCAAATCCAATAAGTGAAACatcttattcaaattttaaatattactttatagGATCACTGAGTAAATGACAATAAGACTCATCTTAAGTAACACTCACCACGTGGAACTCCATTTGACTCAATGTCCTTTCGTTTTTTGAGATTTTCCCCTCTAACAGGGACCTCAAGGCTGTTCCTAGAGAGCTGTGCAAAATCGTTAACTCCAATTTTGTTgctttcttttgatttattttggtctGCTGTTTTATGTTCACTATGCTCCCTAGCTTTCTcctcctttttcttctctttatccCTGTCTTTGTTCTTCCCATGccctttcttctccttctctttatCTTTCCTTTTATCTCTTCTTTTATCATCTTTTTTATCCTTAACCTTTTCATTTCCTTCATCTTTCCTTTCCTTAACCTTTCCTTCTTTTGTCTTTCGTCTGGCCATTTCTTTATCTTCatctttgtctttcttttctttaaccCTTTCGTTCCCTTCAACTGTTGCTTCCAAATTCCTTTCAAAAGGTTTTCCCAAATGTTTGGGTATTCCATCAACTCTAGGATGAAAATTTCCAGCATGATTTGGAACAGGTGTATTTCCAGTAGGTCGGACCTCTGGTTGAATTTCCCTCCCATCAATCTTTTTAACATCAAGACCCTTATCCACGAGTTTTTCATTACCATCACTAAAGGTGCCACCAGCTTTCGCCACCAACCTAAAAGTTTCTTCATCTTTTCTATTGTCTGTATTAGTGGATTTATGAACAAATTGATTGTCAGCTCCTCCATTATCGTCCCTAATCCTCCGGTTCAACTCCAGGAGGAACTTTGAAGTTTGGTTGTCCTCAACCAAATGATTTTTCTCTCCTGCCTTCTCCCCATTGCTACCAGTACACTGTTTGGTGAGTCTATTCTCAAACATGATGTCCTTCTTATCATCTTGCTTAATTGCCTTTTGATGGAGATTACCATTGAGGACCTCAGCTTGTCTTGGAAAGCCTTTGTCATCTGCAGTACTGATTTTACTTTTATCTCTGTCTTTGTTCTTATCCTTGTCCttatctttcttcttctctctgtgtttttcctttttgtccTTCTTTTCCTTATGCTTTCCATCTCTTCCTTCTTTGTCCCTCTTTTCCTTACTTTCCCTCTTCTCTTTGTCTTTCTTATCTTTCTTATGTTTTCTCTCCTTCTGCTTTTCCTGCAAGTAACATTGTGAGAAGAGGTATTTGCAATTGTCAAATAAGGGAAAAAGCATAATGGCTTCACAATATCTACACCCAAGAACAACCaaggagaagaaagagaaactaTCACAATTAAAACagttaaaaaaattggattctTGTCTTCAAGACCATCTTAAATTTCAAAAGCAGAAACCACAACAATTAAAAGATCAAAGTCCATTCAGTATACAATATCTACCCACAAAGTGTTCTGTATTTTAGGAAAGGTTTCAGCCAACTATAACCAAACTCTGAGGGAAAACATAATTCCATCGAagtcaaaataaaagtataataattaatgCCTAGTAATTAATCAGTCCcaaagattatatttttaaacaaggAGAAACACTTCCAATGCTAGATGCTAATGCTGGCAATTGTGATCTgttattttcattcttctttgCTTTTGGCACAgattaaaaatactttataatGTAACAATTTTGAAGAATGTTCTGTTATCACTAATACCGAACTAAAGGGATCAGAATAGCAACTGACATCTTATTATGAAGGATGACAGGCAAATACAACATACATGTACAGATGAACCAGCAAACTTTTCTTCTACTATGTTCTTCGCTTCAGTTGCCCTATATTATTAGACCTACCTTTTGCATCATTGTAATAATGAGTCTTCCCCTTTTCACTGGTGTTGACGTTATTCACATCCACAATCTATATGAAATAATTACAAGCTTACTACTACTACAAGGGACTAGATGAAATTATTCAAACATAATGATTTAAACTAAGAACAAGACATGCAAATCAATGTAGCACAcagaatatttaaaacttaattgaaatgacatttttttatgcaataacacaatcaaaatgaaaacaaaaacctaGCACATTATTCAattccacacacacacacatatattagaactaaattaggaaaaggaaaatgattatgattgtttaacttttatttcaaCATCCATACAAATATGTCCTGCTGTGTATAAATACAACCTTGAGAGGAATTATGAATCCAATTGAAGGAAACCAAAATGGTAATTATCATCAAATAATTATCAGTTGATCATAGtactaaagaaaatatttttctagatGTTTTCTTGTCTCTGTATAAATAATCCAAAGCCAATACTTGtttaaggaaaacaaaaatcattcagtgtctaaaatcatatttaaaatatcctTTGACATTAAAAAACAGAATCCAAATACACAGTTCACTAAAGGTGTTCAAAACCCAAAACTTCTACACAGATGGAACCCCAATTCAAATTATGTAGTTCAAGCCAGTTCCTATCATGCAATACCTTAAAGGTTTAGTCATAATTAAAACAACTACTAAAATTGGAACAGACTTGGTCACAGGAACAAATTTAATGGGTAACATACCCCGTTCAATGAATCACCCAATGCAAATAATCCTAGCTGATCAGCAAAAGTTCAACCTCCATACTGAAACTCCCTCTGTCAGATTGTTCTAGGATCCActactttatttttgttgaaaatttattttttctcaaaatgtAGCATAAGAAAAGAGAATATGTGACCAAACACCCCTACCAATGTTGTGTCTCACAAAGAAAGTGATATTGTTTGCATGTGTTACatagaaagaataattaatgaaaGGAATCATCCCTTAAGAAACTTAAAGTGTAAATCAATTATTCTTAACATTTTCCAGAGATGTATTAGGCCTAGGTGGATGATTACTGATGTTTActcatttttaacaaaatgaCTCATAACTCGATTACTGATGACAGTTATTCAATACTAATCACAGGGTAGTGTTTTGAAGAACTCATACTCCCAAgaaacgagaaaaaaaaaatccataacaAATTCATATATCATGTATGAGAGACTGATTGCACTACTTTGTATCTACCTTAACAGGCATACCAAATATTTTATAGATACCTCTTGAAATAAATGATAACTCAACACTTCTAACATGAAAGGCTGAAAATAGGTAGTGCATGACAAGAATTAAATTTAGGTGATAAACACatttaataatcataatattgtTCCCTCTTCACCAGTAATTAACTAATTTCTCCACTCAATACTCATGGAACTTGTATATTAAGCACTATATTTGACAAcagtccaaaagtccaaaattTTAACACAATTCAGAAAACCTATTATGAATCCtgtatttaaatatcaattaagaTAAACTCGTGTGCATCCCTTGAACCAACTAGCATCAGCAAAGAGTGAAACTGCATTATTCATTGCAGGCCAAAACATATACAGTGATGTAAGCCTCCAATCAGCTTCAATTGCACTTATCCGAACAACCATGGCTTATGTTATAGTTCAAAAAGGACCAACTTAAATGTTTATAGCAAGCATTTTTACAACAAGCTCCAAACAAATTGAACTTATATCACTactaagtaaaaataaaaagataaaagttaatGACTACATAA contains:
- the LOC114177836 gene encoding myb-like protein X, encoding MSRCFPFPPPGYLKKTITDEVGLLKKEKQKERKHKKDKKDKEKRESKEKRDKEGRDGKHKEKKDKKEKHREKKKDKDKDKNKDRDKSKISTADDKGFPRQAEVLNGNLHQKAIKQDDKKDIMFENRLTKQCTGSNGEKAGEKNHLVEDNQTSKFLLELNRRIRDDNGGADNQFVHKSTNTDNRKDEETFRLVAKAGGTFSDGNEKLVDKGLDVKKIDGREIQPEVRPTGNTPVPNHAGNFHPRVDGIPKHLGKPFERNLEATVEGNERVKEKKDKDEDKEMARRKTKEGKVKERKDEGNEKVKDKKDDKRRDKRKDKEKEKKGHGKNKDRDKEKKKEEKAREHSEHKTADQNKSKESNKIGVNDFAQLSRNSLEVPVRGENLKKRKDIESNGVPRVDDSFPNKFPKLSSSHSFTDNGRILISTPDSSYRPQEDNCVKVENKECKINGVIEAKPFSASSKKTHTAIVSTDLLTEAHLKPPHPDTKYLDQLYSVPKVDHWTDFDEEWLFGGNLPERKSMIKCSDVGDTPQVWAEALLIEQADAFALPYVIPY